The Mobula birostris isolate sMobBir1 chromosome 6, sMobBir1.hap1, whole genome shotgun sequence genome has a window encoding:
- the atic gene encoding bifunctional purine biosynthesis protein ATIC yields the protein MALNQLALLSVSDKTGLVDFARSLVSVGLSLVASGGTAKALRDAGLAVRDVSEITGFPEMLGGRVKTLHPVVHGGILARNIPEDESDVAKHGFSLIRVVVCNLYPFVKTVSAPDVTLAEAVEQIDIGGVTLLRAAAKNQSRVTVVCDPSDYKAVAMEMEASEQKDTCAETRRALALKAFTHTAQYDAAISDYLRKECGQGESQLQLRYGMNPHQTPAQIYTLGPKLPFKVLNGSPGFINLCDALNAWQLVRELKQALGLPAAASFKHVSPAGAAVGVPLTEEEAKVCMVYDKFSDLTPLATAYARARGADRMSSFGDFVALSDACDVQTARIISREVSDGIIAPDYKPEALEILSKKKNGNYCVIRMDPEYEPDELETRTIFGLHLAQKRNNAPINRLLFKNQVTSSADLPESAMRDLIVASIAVKYTQSNSVCYAKDGQVLGIGAGQQSRIHCTRLAGDKTDLWWLRHHPRVLAMKFKAGTKRAEIANAIDQYVGGLIEAAELPKWQEMFEEAPEPLSEMERRNWISKLRGVALSSDAFFPFRDNVERAKKSGVDFIAAPSGSAADKLVIEACEQLGITLFHTNLRLFHH from the exons CGTTGCTGAGCGTCTCTGATAAGACGGGTCTGGTGGACTTCGCCAGGAGCCTGGTTTCGGTTGGCCTCTCCCTCGTGGCTTCTGGTGGCACAGCTAAGGCTCTGCGAGATGCTGGACTTGCTGTCAG GGATGTGTCGGAGATTACTGGGTTTCCAGAAATGTTGGGTGGACGAGTGAAGACTCTGCATCCAGTGGTGCATGGAG GTATCTTGGCTCGGAACATTCCAGAAGACGAGTCTGACGTTGCGAAACATGGTTTCAGCTTGATAAG GGTTGTCGTCTGCAACCTGTACCCATTTGTGAAAACGGTCTCCGCTCCGGATGTGACCCTGGCTGAGGCTGTGGAGCAGATCGACATCG GTGGGGTGACCCTGTTGCGGGCAGCTGccaagaaccagagccgagtgacAGTGGTGTGCGATCCCAGTGACTACAAGGCTGTTGCCATGGAAATGGAGGCCTCTGAGCAGAAGGACACTTGTGCAGAGACCAGGAGAGCCTTGGCGTTGAAG GCCTTCACTCACACAGCCCAGTATGATGCAGCGATTTCCGATTACCTCCGGAAGGAGTGCGGCCAGGGAGAATCCCAGCTCCAGCTGAGGTACGGGATGAATCCCCACCAGACTCCGGCGCAGATCTACACGCTGGGGCCCAAGCTCCCCTTCAAAG TTCTGAATGGATCACCTGGTTTCATCAATCTGTGTGATGCTCTCAATGCCTGGCAGCTGGTGAGGGAGCTGAAACAGGCCCTGGGTCTGCCTGCTGCCGCCTCCTTCAAACACGTCAGCCCTGCAG GTGCAGCTGTTGGGGTGCCGTTGACAGAGGAGGAAGCCAAGGTCTGTATGGTGTATGACAAGTTCAGTGATCTCACTCCTCTGGCCACAGCCTACGCCAGAGCCAGAG GTGCTGACAGGATGTCCTCCTTCGGTGACTTTGTGGCTTTGTCAGATGCCTGTGATGTCCAGACTGCCCGGATAATCTCCAGAGAG GTGTCAGATGGAATCATTGCTCCAGATTACAAGCCGGAGGCCTTGGAAATCCTGTCCAAGAAGAAAAACGGGAACTATTGTGTCATTCGG ATGGACCCAGAGTATGAACCAGATGAGCTTGAAACCCGGACTATCTTTGGATTGCACCTGGCCCAGAAGAGGAACAATGCACCCATCAATCGCCTGCTGTTCAAAAACCAGGTCACCTCGTCTGCAGAC CTGCCAGAGTCTGCCATGCGCGACCTGATAGTGGCCAGCATCGCCGTGAAGTACACGCAGTCCAACTCAGTGTGTTACGCCAAGGACGGTCAG GTTCTGGGCATCGGTGCAGGTCAACAGTCTCGCATTCACTGCACCAGGCTGGCAGGGGACAAGACCGACCTCTGGTGGCTGCGTCACCACCCAAGGGTGCTGGCCATGAAGTTCAAAGCGGGCACCAAGCGGGCTGAGATTGCCAATGCCATCGATCAGTACGTGGGCGGGCTAATAGAG GCCGCCGAGCTGCCCAAGTGGCAGGAGATGTTCGAGGAGGCTCCTGAGCCGCTGTCAGAGATGGAGCGCAGGAACTGGATCTCCAAGCTGAGAGGTGTTGCTCTGAGCTCTGATGCATTCTTTCCATTCCGGGACAATGTTGAACGGGCCAAGAAG